The Garra rufa chromosome 20, GarRuf1.0, whole genome shotgun sequence genome contains the following window.
TCTGTCCGGGATCAAATCAATAGGAACAGTGCTAGCATTTGCAGACATCTCCAGACCTCTTGACTTATTCACTCCTTATGTCCGTGAGCTTTTCACCAAAATAGAGCAGATGCCATTCCCCCAACAGCCAGATACAGAAATCTCTCCTCTGGACAACCCTTGCCCAAGATGCAGCTATGTAGGTCAAGCCAACGTGAGCATGGTGGAGATAGAACTCGTGCAGCAATCAGCTTTCAGTGTGTATACTGCCGTCTACTGTGTTGCACATGCACTGCATGACTTGCTCGGATGCAACGCCACCCACTGTGCTCTAAATCCTAGGACTGACAATGTTTATCCATGGCAGGTAATCACACACAAGCTATTATTTCTGTAAATCTGCTGGTTTTATCCTAGAAGATGAAGAGTGTACTAATAGAGCACTTTATGATCCTTTCTACAGTTGCTACGGAGTCTCCAAAAAGTTTCTGTAGATCTTCTGGGGGTCACATTTAAGTTTGATAAAGAAGGTAATCCAAACTTTGGCTACGATGTCATGCAATGGAACTTTACTGACAGCACTGTGCGCTTCGAAGTAATTGGATACTTTTTTCAGAACctcacaattaataaaaacaacatgAAATGGCACACGGTAAACGGAAAGGTATGAATAGAATCATTAACACTATTTGCACTTGAAATGCTTGTTTTTTTATGCAAAGTGCATCATATTACTTTGTTTTACTACCAGCCAATAGTTTTGACACACTTTCTCATGATCTCAAAATGCCATAAAAAGgcagttcacacaaaaaatgtaaattctgtcattcattactcactctaatgacgttccaaacccgtaagaccttcgatcttcggaacacaaattaagatatttttgatgaaaaccgagagctttatgaccctgcatagacagaaatgtAATTACtattaaggacatcattaaaatatcccatgtgacatcagtggtctcTTTAAAAGGGATTGTTCTcctaaaaattttaattctgtcatcatttctcaccctcatgtaattccaaacctgtatgaatttctccTGCTGAACCCAAAAGATTTTTTAAGAATGTAGGCAACAAAGTTTTTGACAATAGCCATTGAcgtcaataatattttttctataCTGTGAAAGTCAACTGCTTGActaccaacatttttcaaaatataagtaaatgatgacagaacttttttttttcttttttggatgaactgtctgTTTAATTCAAAGATTtcaagttcatttccagaataaaaattgacagataattaatttactcacccccttgccattcAAGATCAGGTTCAAGTCATAAAAAACATTATCGGAggaaacgtttcaggatttctctttatatagtggacgtttatggtgcccacgagtttgatcttccaaaatacagtttaaatgcagcttcaaatggctttaaatgatcccaagctaggaagaagggtcttatcttcccagaagtcaaaataagttaaatttaccctgatcttcaattttaatgcatgttgtttctttctgaagcatcagtgagcatttgaaccttctgtaatagttgcatatgagtccctttgtgtgaaaagatggatctcaaaatcatagagtcattgttggaaagggttcaaatacacaaaaatgctggaaaaccaaagaattggtgggacctgaaggatttttctgaagaccagtaggcagtttaactgttcaggacaaacaagagactcatgaacaactatcactaaacagctTATATAGgtaacaacaacacagtattaggaatcaaagggatgtaaacttttaaaccgggtaatttttataaattcagctattattttcttatctagcaaaacaattggttattttctaaaaagaattgacaatttatatactttttaacctcaaatgctcatcttgtccagctctgtgtgtactctgtgtatccAGGTTCatcacagttagggtatgtcaaaaaattctgatctcattttctcctccaacttattttacctttatttgtaaagagcgtttgatgatctttgcacgttcactttgttaacactgggtcggtacttctgcagcaatgtaggacgattttgaagttggaggagaaaatgagatgggagtacacacagagctagacaaaaaaagcatctgaggttaaaaagtatataaattgtcaaatttaaaaaaaataaccaatcgttttgctaaataagaacCTTCTTTCTAGGTTGGGatttttagagccctttgaagctgcatttaaactgcattttggaagttcaaactcacaggcaccatagaagtccattatatggagagaaatcctgaaatgttttccttaaaaaacaaaatttctttacgactgaagaaagaaagacatgaatatctttgatgacgagggggtgagtaaatcatctgtgcatttttattctgaaagtgaacttcttctttaaaaTTAGTTTTGTAGATTAATATAAGTCTTGTAATAGAGAATGAGTAGGTGTGTCCAAACCTGTGACTGGTGCCTCCAAGAGCCAACACCTCTTGACAAATGATCTCTGTAACAGGTCCCAATGTCCACTTGCTCCTCAGACTGTGGGATAGGACAGGTGCGCAGAGTTAAAGGCTTCCACTCTTGCTGTTTCGACTGCATTGACTGCAAGGATGGAACGTTCCTGAACAGCTCAGGTCTGTGACTACAACAAATTAGGATTTCAAGTCATTCTTAACAATACTAATAAGGCTCTAACTACTGGCTCTGACCATAACCACTTTATCCAACATGCCTGTGATACTTTAGTAAATAGAAATGCATGCATTTAAAGCGATAGtttattcaaaaatgaaaattcttccattaattactcaccctaatgtcattctaaacctgtaagacctttgtgcATGTTTctaactctgcatagacagcaactgataTGTTTAAAGTCCAGAAAGCTAATAAGCACATCAATGTGACATAATGACAgactttttcatttttgggtgaactgtccctttaagagcttTTCGGTTTAATCTTGACTAACCTTTATCTGCCTCCTCTTTTGATTATAGATGATATCCAGTGTACATTATGTCCTGTTGGCCAGTGGTCCACCCTACGAAGCACAAGCTGCGTTTATCCCATCTATACGTACCTGGACTGGGGCAACTATGAGTCAATCGGACTCATTCTGGGAGGAATTTTGGTGCTAGCGACGCATGTTTGGGTAGGGGCTCTATTCTTCAGGCACAGAGGAACTGCACTTGTGAAAACTGCAGGTGGACCACTGAGTGGCCTTATGCTGTTGAGCCTAGCGGGAGCATGCATAAGCCTAGTGCTGTTCCTGGGTCAGCCAGGAGACATCGTGTGCCGTCTGCAGGAGCCACTAAACGCCTTTTTTCCAACCGTGGCCCTCTCGGTCATTCTGACCATTTCCCTTCAGGTGatcctaaaaaaaaaagcatcaatGCATGTTATAagccattttaattttttgcaacAATAAACATTATGAAGACAAAGTGTGAACAGTAGTATATACAGTATACATATGTatttgatcatacaaaatgcatgttattgtttacttagtactgacctgaataaaatatttaacataaaagatgtttatgtaTAGCcttcaagagaaaataatagtttaattgataaaaaatgaccctgttcaaaagtttacatccccttgattcttaatactgtgttgttacctgaatgatccacaactgtgttgtttttttgttttttgtttttgtttagtgatagttgttcatgagccccttgtttgtactgaacagttaaactgcctgctgttcttcagaaaaatccctcaggtccaacaaattctttggttttccagcatttttgtgtatttgaaccctttccaacaatgactgtatgattttgagatccatcttttcacactttcgaactgagggactctattacagactattacagaaggctcaaatgctcactgatgcttcagaaggaaaaaccatgcattaagagccgaggggtaaaaacttttgaacagaatggggatgtatacattttacttattttgcctaaatatattttttactgtccttcagaggctacagaagatgcctacatgtttcccagaagtcaaaataagttaaatttaccctgatcttcaattgtaatgcatgttgtttctttctgaagcatcagtgagcatttgaaccttctgtaatagttgcatatgagtccctttgtgtgaaaagatggatctcaaaatcataagagtcattgttggaaagggttaaaatacacaaaaatgctggaaaaccaaagaattggtgggacctgagggatttttctgaagaccagtaggcagtttaactgttcaggacaaacaagagactgaacaactatcactaaacaaaaaaacacagcttatATAGgtaacaacaacacagtattaggaatcaaagggatgtaaacttttaaaccgggtaatttttataaattcagctattattttctctatgcaaacaccttttatgtgaaatatcttattcaggtcactactaaataaacaataccatgcattttgtataatccctcttattctggaaaaataattgacattattaatgattctgaaagggcaatgtaaacgtttgaccttaactgtatatattAAAACAAGACAGCATGATATTTATATCCACTATCATCTTTTACTTACCAGATTGTGTGCATCACAGAATTCCCTGAAAAGTCTTCTGAACACTTGGAGAACATACGAGGACGAGGAAGTTTGTTTGTGATTCTGGGATGTTGCGGGGTCCAAGCGGGACTGTGTGGTTGGTTCGCCCAAGAGGCTCCTTCTCTGACCCAATACGTTGCCAGTTTGGAGGTGACCTACGTGAAAACCTTTTTGCGTTGTCCAGTGGAGCCCATGCTAAACTTTGGCTTGATGCTTGGTTTCAATGTTGTGCTGGCACTGGTGTCATTCATGGCCACTTTCATGGCTCTAAAGCCGCCTGGACAGTACAACCTGGCTAGAGACATCACTATCTCAACCTTGAGTTACTGTGTAATGTGGGTGATGTTCATCCCCATCTACACAAGTTTAAATGATAAGGATAAGTCAATTGCTCAAGTAGGAGTCAGTTTACTTAGTAATTTTGGGTTGGTAGTGACCTATTTTTACTCTAAATGCCAACTGTTGGTCAAACACCCAGAACTTAACACGGATGATCACTTTCGTACATTTTTAGAAGGGGTCCCACCAACACCACCTGAGGAAAGCTAGAAACAATTGCTAAATTatcatttaataattaataattattttaaaaaactattattattattaacatttatagcagacatttcataaaacaattaaaaaatgtcacattaataaaagaaacatcaaaatattacattttgtatacattttttttcttgtatgaattattagAAACAATTGTCACATTTGCACTTTGACTATCACTCTGTATAGGCTACAAACAGATACAACAGCAATTTCtcaaataattattacaatatatattgATAAATTAAACATTAACTTAAATTGTGTGAGATGACGATGCAAGTgctaaaactatataaaatatagtcaattaagctacaaactcgatcttaatgcacaatgtttccatcTAACGTGAATTTTGAGGTGCACCTTGTCATTTTAATGGAGTGTTTTTTCCGTAGAGTTAACGTTAGCAGTAAACCGGTTAGCTCACCTGAATATGTTGgtagatttgtgttggatgtcatcttttaaatgaaaatatggatattttatttgaaaacctCATACATTTtcgtttatttcagttaatgccatgaaactagcaagctaagccagtagtagtgaGTAATGTGTCTTGTAAACATGGCTGAGGACGCGAAAAACAGAAACAGACAAAACGATTCATTttagtgagtcatttacgctggaaccgctccgattgattcaaactcgtgacttcgatcattcagttcaagcgattcactagcaaaaaacagATCAAGAGCCGTTCGTTTTCGAATTTCGGCATTGCTTGTAATTATTTCAAAAACACGTATAGTGATTAAAACACTGTTTAGAAGGGCTCCATTCAGATCGCATATCACGAATCAATTTATTTCACATCTGGACGCGCATCGTGATCCGAAGTGCCACTCAATGACGGTTcctgaatcattattcagatcggaagGAGCGGATTCGTGAATCTTTTGTTTCAGATCGGAACTTGGTTCAGATCATCTGTTCAGATCGCgatttcggagcgggttcgccAATCATTTTACAagttaaatgattcgcgattcgcaTTCTGAAGTCCCGAACTAAAATGAAGATTTGGAATgattattcagatcaggactacAGAGTGcagatcgcaaatcttttgatttatatCTAAACTTAAGAGTGCTGATCAagaatcatttaattcaattcGTGACTTTACAATGGAATTTCGGTGCGGGATCGTGAATAGTTTGATTTAGATCCAGACTTCGGGGCACATATCAGGAATCATTTGACTtatatcggaacttcagagcaggtttgtgaatctttttattcggatcggaacttcggagtgggttggccaatcattttgtgaatttaatgatttgcaatctgcgctcagaagtcccgatctgaaatgagGGTTTGCGAATgattattcagattgggacagagcggatctcaaatcatttgattcagatcggatttTGGAATGGATTTCTAAAATGTAATGATTCGCGCTCAAAAGACCCGATCTGAAAAGATCCGGTCTGAGAATTATTATTCCGATTGGGATTTCGGTTCGGgtttgcgaatcgtttgattcagttctggCCTTGAGGTCGTATTGTGAAtcgtttttctgattttttttatttttattaaacagtacaaAACAAACCATTAAGCCAGTACAGTTatagaaacaaaacaaagaaaaaagaaagaattcacAAATTCAAATGCATGGTTTTAGTAGGCTaaaagtgtttgtttgtttgtttg
Protein-coding sequences here:
- the LOC141294185 gene encoding taste receptor type 1 member 3-like, encoding MAKEWTLLVLCGIFGSAFSETPSWFKNISTSLFQSPGDVLIGGLFPINELTSELSKRVKPDDLECNSISTYGLSLALAMKYSLDEINSKPNLLPGVTLGFESYDTCMQPAVVMRPVLQLLTKESTEELDVACNYTDYKPRVIAIIGPNNSELVPVIGKLIGFFLMPLISYGATSDMFSDKETFPSFMRTVPSDRWQVMAMVQLLKEFGWNWVSVVGSDDEYGQKGQQQFSSMANEESICVAYQGLIPVYSDPEQAVKEIVNRIVEAKVGVVVVFSLPKPARDFFIEVIKRNMTGVWVASTAWGLSDVVSTLSGIKSIGTVLAFADISRPLDLFTPYVRELFTKIEQMPFPQQPDTEISPLDNPCPRCSYVGQANVSMVEIELVQQSAFSVYTAVYCVAHALHDLLGCNATHCALNPRTDNVYPWQLLRSLQKVSVDLLGVTFKFDKEGNPNFGYDVMQWNFTDSTVRFEVIGYFFQNLTINKNNMKWHTVNGKVPMSTCSSDCGIGQVRRVKGFHSCCFDCIDCKDGTFLNSSDDIQCTLCPVGQWSTLRSTSCVYPIYTYLDWGNYESIGLILGGILVLATHVWVGALFFRHRGTALVKTAGGPLSGLMLLSLAGACISLVLFLGQPGDIVCRLQEPLNAFFPTVALSVILTISLQIVCITEFPEKSSEHLENIRGRGSLFVILGCCGVQAGLCGWFAQEAPSLTQYVASLEVTYVKTFLRCPVEPMLNFGLMLGFNVVLALVSFMATFMALKPPGQYNLARDITISTLSYCVMWVMFIPIYTSLNDKDKSIAQVGVSLLSNFGLVVTYFYSKCQLLVKHPELNTDDHFRTFLEGVPPTPPEES